CTCACGCCTCGATCACCGCCACGGCCTGCCCCGCGTCGACCTCGGACTCGTTCTCGACCAGGAACTCCACCACGGTGCCCGCCGCGCCGGCCGGCACCTCGTGGAAGGACTTCATGACCTCGACCAGGCCGACCGGGTCGTCGGCGCCGACGGTCTCCCCGGCGTCGGTGAACAGCGGGCTGTCCGGGTCGGGGCGGCGGTAGAACACACCGGGGATGGGCGAGACGACCTCGTGGCGGGCCATGGGGATCTCCTACAGGTGGGGGGCGAGTGCGGAGCGGACGGCGGTGGCCAGCTCGACCGCGTTGGGGGTGTCGGAGTGCACGCAGACGCAGTCGGCGCGGACCGGGATCTCCGAGCCGTCGACGGCGGTGGCGACGCCGTCGGTGACCGCCCGCACCGCGCGCTCCGCCGACCGCTCCGGGTCGAACGCGGCGTGCGTGCGGGTGATGATCAGCGAGCCGTCGGGGCGGTAGTCGAGGTCGGCGTAGTACTCGGAGATGAACCCCGCGTCGCGGGAGCCCCAGACCTGCTCGTGCACGGTGCCGGCCATGCCCATCAGCGGCACGCCGAACACGTCGGCGGCGTCGGCGATCGCGCCGGCCACCTCCTCGTCGCGGGCGGCCATGCCGTAGAGCGAGCCGTGCGCCTTGACGTGGTTGAGCTCCATGCCCTCCGCGCGCAGGAACGCCGCCAGCGCCCCCACCTGGTAGAGCACGGCCGCGGTGAGCTCGGAGCGGTCCATCTTCATCTCGCGGCGGCCGAAGCCCTCGCGGTCGGGCAGCGACGGGTGCGCCCCGACCCGCACCCCGTTGGCCTTGGCCAGCTTCACCGTCGACGCCATCACCGACGGGTCCGAGGCGTGGAACCCGCACGCCACGTTGGCC
This sequence is a window from Pseudonocardia petroleophila. Protein-coding genes within it:
- a CDS encoding acetyl-CoA carboxylase, which translates into the protein MARHEVVSPIPGVFYRRPDPDSPLFTDAGETVGADDPVGLVEVMKSFHEVPAGAAGTVVEFLVENESEVDAGQAVAVIEA
- a CDS encoding LamB/YcsF family protein, with product MVDINCDMGEAFSIYRCGDDEGLMPLITLANVACGFHASDPSVMASTVKLAKANGVRVGAHPSLPDREGFGRREMKMDRSELTAAVLYQVGALAAFLRAEGMELNHVKAHGSLYGMAARDEEVAGAIADAADVFGVPLMGMAGTVHEQVWGSRDAGFISEYYADLDYRPDGSLIITRTHAAFDPERSAERAVRAVTDGVATAVDGSEIPVRADCVCVHSDTPNAVELATAVRSALAPHL